The following are encoded together in the Tissierellales bacterium genome:
- a CDS encoding HNH endonuclease, protein MKYTEEDNLVIIEYVFKVIENRVEINEAVNYLREKCDCNENSFKECINSISCMLDGKKYIRTISKSATKIAYDYIYKHYGVVLLEKALKATDEHIEYYEEISHYRKVGLRKLNEQYWRKIENAIVTYDDEELVKIDFREGRQITIKVSGYERNQEARKESIDYHGCYCQVCGFDFEEKYGEFGRGIIHVHHIKPLHQIAEEYTVNPKTDLIPVCPNCHTVIHKNEERTIEEIRSAIKKNS, encoded by the coding sequence CTTGGTAATTATAGAGTATGTTTTTAAAGTAATAGAGAATAGAGTGGAGATAAACGAGGCGGTAAATTATTTGCGTGAGAAATGTGATTGTAATGAAAACTCGTTTAAAGAGTGTATAAATAGTATTTCTTGTATGTTGGATGGGAAAAAATATATTAGAACAATAAGTAAGTCTGCAACTAAAATTGCGTACGATTATATTTATAAGCATTATGGAGTCGTACTTTTAGAAAAGGCTTTGAAAGCTACAGATGAACATATAGAATATTATGAGGAGATAAGCCATTATAGGAAGGTTGGCTTAAGAAAACTAAATGAGCAGTATTGGAGAAAAATTGAGAACGCTATAGTGACTTATGATGATGAAGAACTAGTAAAGATTGATTTTCGCGAAGGAAGACAGATAACTATTAAGGTCAGTGGTTATGAGAGAAATCAAGAAGCTAGAAAAGAGTCAATTGATTATCACGGATGTTATTGTCAAGTTTGTGGATTTGATTTTGAAGAGAAGTACGGTGAGTTTGGAAGAGGAATTATACATGTACATCATATAAAACCCCTACATCAAATTGCAGAAGAGTATACTGTAAATCCTAAAACAGATTTAATACCAGTGTGTCCTAATTGTCATACAGTGATACATAAAAATGAAGAAAGAACAATAGAGGAAATAAGGAGTGCAATTAAAAAGAATTCTTGA